A genomic window from Plasmodium chabaudi chabaudi strain AS genome assembly, chromosome: 8 includes:
- a CDS encoding DNA replication licensing factor MCM7, putative, with the protein MGEKGLDIRTFVDDNHSKYLDAVKNYSSHIDELVKFFDTFEDPAVNHINWGKLKYKGYLQKIYNHDTEVLPIYLDDLREHFCKENKDADYSVYNGIMTNTHRYVELLYTAADKCLSDESYKRFIKEYGEEDENEKIKRRNLRRINNEDVSGYSTDESEKEAFNNLFRDMIKPIEEIREERMREYKLPAYLRVNFEIILIPSSRDLIRKMRIVNADCIGSLSTFECEVIRATQLKPRIQVATYECDRCHVFAYKAVDGPFFMPLFDCPGCTNVHGIRGSLKFQAKLSKFVKYQEIKVQELASQLPEGDIPRSMNCIIHGASTTSVQPGMHVTLTGVLMPVTKSGFQALKGGLIAEKVFHIYYVQNNKENFNEHIDNYDKIMEEVQKLKSSPNLYERLAYNIGPEIYGHEDVKKALLLQLIGGCTKKKKDGGLIRGDIHILLMGDPGVAKSQLMKKVCLIASRSIYTTGKGSSSVGLTAAVLKDPNTGETTLEGGALVLADKGICCIDEFDKMDEFDRSAIYEVMEQQTVSIAKAGHCSNMPARSSVLAAANPINGRYDCKKSVMLNMNLPAALLTRFDLQFLLLDISDRDKDKRLAEHVLNILKCVDSTDDKKKKRKKKKSGLNNKDDNDDDGYEEIDKTVLRAFIQLAKRKQPTISPELIPKITQWYVSSRQLESQQERYNDTRINYTTPRALLAILRISQALARVRDSDIIETPDFEEAIRLTEQSKASVSLQTEKRRKKDSSTEIMNIIKTIKEKIMEKKKKWNGWIPIEEIERESLTKGFTKAHVFSTIDRYVELTVFTINEENTAIAFPNDIYATGDDEENDF; encoded by the coding sequence ATGGGGGAAAAGGGGCTGGATATTAGGACGTTTGTAGATGATAACCACTCGAAATATCTGGATGCagtgaaaaattatagttCACATATCGATGAACTagtaaaattttttgatacTTTTGAAGACCCAGCAGTTAATCACATAAATTGGGGTAaactaaaatataaaggttatttgcaaaaaatatacaaccATGATACTGAAGTATTACCTATATATTTAGATGACTTAAGAGAACATTTTTgcaaagaaaataaagatgcTGATTATTCAGTTTATAATGGTATTATGACCAATACCCATAGATATGTTGAACTATTATATACAGCTGCCGATAAATGTTTATCTGATGAATCCTATAAACGATTTATTAAAGAATATGGTGAAgaagatgaaaatgaaaaaataaaacgtCGAAATTTAAGacgaataaataatgaagatgTTAGTGGATATTCAACGGATGAAAGTGAAAAAGAagcatttaataatttatttcgaGATATGATTAAACCTATTGAAGAAATTAGGGAAGAACGAATGAGAGAATATAAATTACCTGCATATTTAAGAGTcaattttgaaataatattaattccAAGTTCTAGAGACTTAATTAGAAAAATGAGAATAGTAAATGCTGATTGTATTGGTTCATTAAGTACATTTGAATGTGAAGTTATAAGAGCTACTCAATTAAAACCAAGAATTCAAGTTGCTACATATGAATGTGATAGATGTCATGTTTTTGCTTATAAAGCTGTTGATGGACCATTCTTTATGCCACTTTTTGATTGTCCAGGTTGTACTAATGTACATGGAATCAGAGGATCATTAAAATTTCAAGCAAAATTAAgtaaatttgtaaaatatcaAGAAATAAAAGTTCAAGAATTAGCTAGCCAACTCCCTGAAGGTGATATACCTAGAAGTATGAATTGTATAATACACGGTGCATCTACTACATCTGTTCAACCAGGTATGCATGTCACACTAACAGGGGTTCTAATGCCAGTAACAAAAAGTGGATTCCAAGCATTAAAAGGTGGACTAATTGCAGAAAAGgttttccatatttattatgttcaaaataataaagaaaattttaatgagCATATAgataattatgataaaattatggAAGAAgttcaaaaattaaaaagtagTCCTAATCTTTATGAAAGATtagcatataatattggACCTGAAATATATGGTCATGAAGATGTTAAAAAggcattattattacaattaATAGGAGGatgtacaaaaaaaaaaaaagatggTGGTTTGATAAGAGGtgacatacatatattattaatggGAGATCCTGGAGTAGCAAAAAGTCAACTTATGAAAAAAGTTTGTTTAATAGCTTCAAGATCTATTTATACTACTGGAAAGGGTAGTAGTTCTGTTGGTTTAACTGCTGCTGTATTAAAAGATCCGAATACCGGTGAAACAACCCTAGAAGGTGGTGCATTAGTATTAGCAGATAAAGGAATATGTTGTATTGACGAATTTGATAAGATGGACGAATTCGATAGGTCAGCTATTTATGAAGTTATGGAACAACAAACTGTTTCAATAGCAAAAGCTGGGCATTGTAGTAATATGCCTGCACGATCATCTGTTTTAGCAGCTGCTAATCCAATTAATGGAAGATATGATTGTAAAAAATCTGTAATGCTTAATATGAATTTACCTGCTGCTTTGCTGACAAGATTCgatttacaatttttgcTTCTTGATATATCAGATCGAGATAAGGATAAAAGATTAGCAGAGCatgtattaaatatattgaaatgTGTAGATTCAACTGAtgataagaaaaaaaaaagaaaaaaaaagaaatcaggtttaaacaataaagatgataatgatgatgatgGATATGAAGAAATTGATAAAACAGTTTTAAGAGCATTCATACAATTAgcaaaaagaaaacaacCAACAATTTCCCCTGAACTAATCCCAAAAATTACACAATGGTATGTTTCATCAAGACAATTAGAATCACAACAAGAAAGATATAATGATACTCGTATTAATTATACAACACCTAGAGCTTTACTTGCTATTTTACGAATATCGCAAGCATTGGCAAGAGTAAGAGATAGTGATATTATTGAAACTCCTGATTTCGAAGAAGCTATTCGTTTAACAGAGCAATCAAAAGCAAGTGTATCATTACAAACAGAAAAACGAAGAAAGAAAGATTCTTCAACCgaaattatgaatattataaaaacaattaaagaaaagattatggaaaagaaaaaaaaatggaatggTTGGATACCAATTGAAGAAATAGAAAGAGAATCATTAACAAAGGGATTTACAAAGGCACATGTTTTTAGCACCATAGATAGATATGTGGAATTGACTGTTTTTACaataaatgaagaaaacaCAGCTATTGCCTTCccaaatgatatatatgctactggtgatgatgaagaaaatgatttttAA
- a CDS encoding origin recognition complex subunit 2, putative — MLNSIEVHSPKKIVKVDNEDGRKNKENEKEEYLITDLAGNNKNMPSLIIRIPSNINKFLSKEEVKIKYDKNIALPTDNLNNGLSSFKIDSSPFTFHEDSYSTIDPKIDLTYPSDTNISFGSSTIGSNLIRNVELKNDLYIDNTMNIINIEDSHDNDEILLNDFKKNYVEKYEANACNDSIEFLREHTKNELEHFLKNKKHNICDEMKINDIVNIDYDKINEKNIIPYFLTNMFDQEQKKKREKMKLQLEQQRKIMMEKKRNERVNKKNMNKEAKLKRKINKNRNLKEETEMVKEKTKTKGTESETNEEEEDSEDYDNYIDESDKELDINIYNDPTKYGIEGSSDYSEGMKSDADNSQDEENPTNDQSNNTNLKNKKGKKQQKNKNSNNYDEEDDETNETSNAPGKKGRSKKNENIEDIVDSSIQKLISYDYYSSLNIKEIIKPSDKIKSLSAFIPTDENLDNYDQIKKLKYLINNLPHTHIKEKRSLYHYNIKQFIKWKVYLLNNINICLYGIGSKYHLLNLFSDICLNDGNKCIILGFEEEINLEEIIIRILEYHYKHKTTKKLKSFELLYELTEKVNESNIPLYFVIHNLDNAKLYPYYDCFSFLSQYNNIYFICTIDDVSFELNINFKNVSSINFHYMKCHTWIDYRHEILRQWNKFLPEWVFNKKCEHVDVKKNIETILSALSINHKRLFKIIASMQLENLEKGIFGVEKELLLQDKRLFTVGASSIRINSLLVEFVSHNVITETRLKEGNTFLKINVDNDELKRIVDTLQ; from the coding sequence ATGCTGAACAGTATTGAAGTTCACTCCcccaaaaaaattgttaaggTGGATAATGAAGATgggagaaaaaataaagaaaatgaaaaagaagaatatttaataacaGACTTAGcaggaaataataaaaatatgcctAGTCTTATTATAAGAATACCaagtaatataaataaatttttaagtaaagaagaagtaaaaataaaatatgataaaaatatagcattACCTACTGATAACTTAAATAATGGATTAAGttcatttaaaattgaTTCATCCCCATTTACATTTCATGAAGATTCCTATTCAACCATCGACCCAAAGATTGATCTCACATATCCATCAGACACAAACATTAGTTTTGGTTCTTCAACTATTGGTAGCAATTTAATTAGAAATgtggaattaaaaaatgatctatatattgataatactatgaatattataaatattgaaGATAGTCATGACAATGATGAGATTCTCTTAAacgattttaaaaaaaattatgtagaAAAATACGAAGCAAATGCATGTAATGATAGCATAGAATTTTTAAGAGAgcatacaaaaaatgaattagagcattttttgaaaaataaaaaacataatatttgtgatgaaatgaaaataaatgatattgttaatattgattatgataaaattaatgaaaaaaatatcattccATATTTTCTCACTAATATGTTTGATcaagaacaaaaaaaaaaacgagaaaaaatgaaattacaACTTGAACAACAgagaaaaattatgatggaaaagaaaagaaatgaaagagttaataaaaaaaatatgaacaaagaAGCTAAgttgaaaagaaaaataaataaaaatcgaaatttaaaagaagaaaCTGAAATGGtgaaagaaaaaacgaAAACAAAAGGAACCGAATCAGAAACAAacgaagaagaagaagacAGTGAAGATTATGATAACTATATAGATGAATCGGATAAAGAActtgatataaatatttataatgatCCAACAAAATATGGTATTGAAGGAAGTAGTGATTATTCTGAAGGAATGAAAAGTGATGCAGATAATTCACAAGATGAAGAAAACCCAACAAATGATCaatcaaataatacaaatttaaaaaataaaaaaggtaaaaaacaacaaaaaaataaaaactctaataattatgatgaaGAAGATGACGAAACAAATGAAACTTCTAATGCACCTGGAAAAAAGGGAAGATCGAAAAAGAATGAAAACATCGAAGACATTGTAGATAGCTCTattcaaaaattaatatcctatgattattattcaagtttaaatataaaagaaataataaaaccaagtgataaaataaaatcttTGTCTGCATTTATTCCAACAGATGAAAATTTAGATAATTatgatcaaataaaaaaattaaaatatttaataaataatttacctCATACTcatattaaagaaaaaagatcACTATAccattataatattaaacagTTCATTAAATGGaaagtttatttattaaataatataaatatatgtttatatggTATAGGTTCAAAATATCATTTGTTAAATCTGTTTTCTgatatttgtttaaatgATGGAAAcaaatgtattatattagGATTtgaagaagaaataaatttagaagaaattattatacGTATATTAGAATATCATTATAAACACaaaacaacaaaaaaattaaaatcatTTGAATTGTTATATGAATTAACAGAAAAAGTTAACGAATCAAATATTCcactttattttgttatacaCAATTTAGATAATGCTAAATTATACCCATATTATGATtgcttttcttttttaagccaatacaataatatctattttatatgtactATTGATGATGTCTCATTTGagttaaatattaattttaaaaatgtaagtTCCATTAATTTCCATTATATGAAATGCCACACATGGATAGATTATAGACATGAAATTTTAAGACAGTGGAATAAGTTTTTACCTGAGTGggtttttaataaaaaatgtgaacATGTagatgtaaaaaaaaatattgaaacTATCCTTAGTGCATTAAGTATTAACCATAAACGATTGTTTAAAATCATTGCATCTATGCAATTagaaaatttagaaaaaggAATATTTGGAGTCgaaaaagaattattattgcAAGACAAACGATTGTTTACTGTAGGTGCATCTAGCATCAGAATTAATTCACTTCTTGTTGAATTTGTTTCGCACAATGTTATAACTGAAACCAGACTTAAAGAAGGAAACACAttcttaaaaattaatgtaGATAATGATGAACTGAAACGGATTGTGGATACATTACAATAA